In the Cydia fagiglandana chromosome 5, ilCydFagi1.1, whole genome shotgun sequence genome, one interval contains:
- the LOC134664414 gene encoding uncharacterized protein LOC134664414 has protein sequence MLEKLKRLYNKDDFDYSTGQVDPYKFHSTFYFMMKAFTVIDEPIPKWSYISLAVNVFDAAVAVFFAGVSTFHGIMLLDISITTEAGVYCIVLIYKLLILTCTQLDKAHYHCLLRFLREDFRYVCAEGAKYRERFFENQLETWKVSLCSVIFTFGIAVGMSSFALLSLFYYLMTRTPGDGSQRPLLVPFWFWDLDFGKTPIYEIALNFSNFCFVTYAYNYVFMIQTQVVWVRQIATKADLVIWAIEDLLQDINPATNEEEKAHYAELIKYRMREIVSQHHSMYTLMEAYAGVYKKLLMYEQKLCGPVVCLTAYCTAEKLDEGEFNAILVLLCGATATLVFIPCYLCTFLGLKVRSVSDACWNISFWNAGREIRPYLVLIMQRSLRPLPLQAPGFEEISIQTFSTKMTNAYSLFNMLRQTSI, from the exons ATGTTAGAAAAACTGAAACGGCTTTATAATAAAGATGACTTTGACTATTCCACTGGGCAGGTGGACCcttacaagtttcattctacgttttattttatgatgaaaGCGTTTACAGTAATTGACGAACCTATACCGAAGTGGAG TTACATCTCTCTTGCGGTAAATGTATTCGACGCAGCAGTCGCTGTGTTTTTTGCTGGTGTCTCAACTTTTCACGGCATTATGTTACTCGATATATCAATCACAACCGAGGCTGGTGTGTACTGTATCGTTCTGATATACAAGTTGCTGATTCTCACCTGCACCCAACTTGATAAGGCACACTATCATTGTTTGTTGCGGTTTCTGCGAGAGGATTTCCGATATGTGTGTGCTGAAGGAGCTAAGTACAG AGAGAGATTCTTCGAAAATCAATTGGAAACATGGAAAGTGTCTCTGTGCTCTGTGATATTCACGTTTGGCATTGCAGTTGGCATGAGTTCATTTGCTCTGTTGTCGCTCTTTTACTACCTAATGACAAGAACTCCTGGCGACGGCAGTCAGCGACCTCTACTAGTCCCCTTTTGGTTTTGGGACCTGGACTTTGGAAAAACGCCTATTTATGAAATAGCCTTAAACTTTTCGAATTTCTGCTTTGTAACATATGCATACAACTATGTTT TTATGATACAAACACAAGTGGTGTGGGTGAGACAAATCGCAACAAAAGCCGATTTAGTAATTTGGGCCATCGAAGATCTCTTGCAGGACATCAACCCGGCCACCAACGAAGAAGAGAAAGCGCACTACGCAGAGTTAATAAAATACAGAATGCGAGAAATAGTCTCTCAGCATCACTCCATGTACAC TTTGATGGAGGCTTACGCTGGAGTTTACAAGAAATTATTAATGTATGAACAAAAACTTTGTGGCCCTGTGGTTTGCTTGACAGCCTACTGTACCGCCGAG AAATTGGACGAGGGTGAATTTAACGCTATACTAGTATTGCTTTGTGGTGCAACGGCCACGTTAGTGTTCATCCCGTGTTATTTGTGCACCTTTCTGGGATTAAAA GTGAgatcagtaagtgatgcttgcTGGAATATTTCGTTTTGGAACGCTGGTCGTGAGATACGGCCATACTTGGTTCTTATCATGCAGCGATCATTGCGCCCGCTCCCGCTTCAAGCCCCTGGCTTTGAAGAAATATCTATACAAACATTTTCCACA aAAATGACAAACGCTTATTCGTTATTCAACATGCTGCGGCAGACCAGTATATAG